The following are encoded together in the Nocardioides thalensis genome:
- the rpe gene encoding ribulose-phosphate 3-epimerase, translated as MGHIQITPSILNADFGNLAAEVARIPGADWVHVDVMDNHFVPNLTFGPTMVEALARSTDTPLDAHLMIDDADRNALSYVDAGCGSVTFHVEACKAPVRLAREIRKAGARASMALKPATPIEPYEDLLPELDMLLVMTVEPGFGGQKFLDLCLPKIRRARALMDKHGVETWLQVDGGVSLETIERCAEAGADVFVAGSAVYSADDPDAMIAALRDKAASAQEA; from the coding sequence GTGGGCCACATCCAGATCACGCCGTCGATCCTCAACGCCGACTTCGGCAACCTCGCCGCGGAGGTGGCGCGGATCCCCGGCGCCGACTGGGTCCACGTCGACGTCATGGACAACCACTTCGTGCCCAACCTGACGTTCGGCCCGACGATGGTCGAGGCGCTCGCCCGGTCGACCGACACCCCGCTGGACGCGCATCTGATGATCGACGACGCCGACCGCAACGCACTCTCGTACGTCGACGCGGGCTGCGGCTCGGTGACGTTCCACGTCGAGGCGTGCAAGGCACCGGTGCGGCTGGCCCGCGAGATCCGGAAGGCGGGTGCGCGCGCGTCGATGGCGCTGAAGCCAGCCACGCCGATCGAGCCCTATGAGGACCTGCTGCCCGAGCTCGACATGCTGCTCGTGATGACCGTCGAGCCGGGCTTCGGCGGCCAGAAGTTCCTCGACCTGTGCCTGCCGAAGATCCGCCGCGCCCGCGCCCTGATGGACAAGCACGGCGTCGAGACATGGCTCCAGGTCGACGGTGGAGTCTCGCTGGAGACGATCGAGCGGTGCGCCGAGGCCGGGGCCGACGTGTTCGTCGCCGGCTCGGCGGTCTACTCCGCCGACGACCCGGACGCCATGATCGCCGCGCTGCGCGACAAGGCTGCATCAGCGCAGGAAGCCTGA